The Candidatus Nitrosymbiomonas proteolyticus genome has a segment encoding these proteins:
- a CDS encoding RNA polymerase factor sigma-70, protein MASDNAEGESLEKKVQAVQTAELIPGRLLGSVDLDNDALLVRRAREGDFRAFELLYERHRAMAYRFAFQMVPRRDDAEDIVQEAFVRAYRNLARYRDEAKFTTWLLRIVTNLCTDQARMSSRRLALEQQEADGALDWMTVGDQEDPIRNLEQDFRVEALRKALNALPAHHRTVIILRDLEEREYTDIAQILGCTVGGAKLRVLRARRALRERVAPLIEES, encoded by the coding sequence GTGGCGTCTGACAATGCGGAAGGCGAAAGCCTGGAGAAAAAGGTGCAAGCAGTTCAGACAGCCGAACTCATTCCGGGTCGACTCCTCGGGAGCGTCGACCTCGATAACGACGCCTTGCTCGTTCGCCGGGCGAGAGAAGGCGACTTTCGAGCGTTTGAACTGCTTTATGAACGCCACAGGGCCATGGCCTACCGCTTCGCTTTTCAGATGGTTCCCCGGAGGGACGACGCGGAGGACATCGTTCAAGAGGCTTTCGTTCGCGCTTACCGCAACCTCGCGCGCTATCGTGACGAAGCGAAATTCACGACTTGGCTCCTCAGGATCGTCACCAACCTATGCACCGACCAGGCCCGGATGAGCTCGCGGAGACTCGCCCTCGAACAGCAAGAGGCCGACGGCGCGCTCGATTGGATGACAGTGGGCGACCAAGAAGACCCGATAAGGAACTTAGAGCAGGACTTCCGCGTGGAGGCGCTTCGGAAGGCGCTCAACGCGCTCCCGGCCCATCACAGGACCGTGATCATTTTGCGAGATTTGGAAGAGAGAGAATACACCGACATCGCCCAGATTCTGGGCTGCACCGTTGGCGGCGCAAAGCTTAGGGTGCTCCGAGCAAGGCGAGCGCTCCGTGAAAGGGTTGCTCCCCTGATCGAAGAGAGTTGA
- a CDS encoding D-tyrosyl-tRNA(Tyr) deacylase — MRAVVQRVSKASVSVEGQEVGKCGAGFVVWVAAHRNDTPAQAEKLARRIAGLRIFNDEQGKMNLSLAEVPGSSVLAISNFTVYGETAKNRRPSFIEAAPFEAGKVLFDRFVETLTGLGTWVETGVFGAHMEVCAVNDGPVTVILDVPPSVE; from the coding sequence GTGAGAGCGGTGGTCCAAAGGGTCTCGAAGGCTTCCGTCTCGGTCGAGGGGCAAGAGGTCGGAAAGTGCGGCGCCGGGTTCGTCGTGTGGGTCGCCGCGCATCGGAACGACACTCCCGCCCAAGCCGAGAAGCTGGCCCGGCGCATTGCCGGGCTTCGCATCTTCAACGATGAGCAAGGAAAAATGAACCTGTCGCTCGCCGAGGTCCCAGGTTCTTCCGTTCTGGCGATCTCCAACTTCACCGTCTACGGAGAAACGGCGAAAAACCGCCGCCCGAGCTTCATCGAGGCCGCGCCTTTCGAGGCTGGAAAGGTGCTCTTCGATCGCTTCGTCGAAACGCTGACGGGCCTCGGCACCTGGGTCGAGACCGGCGTCTTCGGAGCCCACATGGAGGTCTGCGCCGTCAACGATGGACCGGTGACGGTAATCCTCGACGTGCCCCCGAGCGTAGAGTAA
- a CDS encoding ribose ABC transporter permease — MTIPNVFICVDFIESTSVSAGTSRPLANPWGRMSDLRRIRSAWLPFLQKYQGLAGLFLLVIVAAFVEPRFLTGPNLANVMNQLAIPGTLALGMTFVILTGGIDLSVGSLFALLNCVTASWLRDGTALHWTVLYVLFLGTAIGALLGATVTYTRMQAFVVTLGAMVSLRGIAYVYSDGSFISGLGQSMAPLQAKWGEVPLSAVVIVAATLLAALLLAKTRFGREVYAIGGNEEAARLSGIGVAKTRIAAYAINGLCVALAALMFTAKTNNGQHSAGIGYELDAIAGAVVGGTSLLGGYGQATGTFVGSLFIVSIGVLMQLKGINTQVGMGFKGIIILIAVYLQNLGRR, encoded by the coding sequence ATGACGATCCCCAACGTTTTTATTTGCGTCGATTTCATCGAATCCACCTCGGTTTCAGCAGGAACCAGCCGGCCGCTTGCGAACCCTTGGGGACGGATGTCCGATCTCCGCCGTATTCGCTCCGCGTGGCTGCCCTTTCTCCAAAAGTACCAGGGACTAGCCGGGTTGTTCCTGCTTGTCATTGTTGCCGCATTTGTAGAGCCTCGTTTCTTGACCGGCCCCAACCTCGCCAACGTGATGAATCAACTGGCGATTCCGGGGACGTTGGCCTTGGGAATGACGTTCGTGATTTTGACCGGGGGCATCGATCTCAGCGTGGGATCCCTGTTCGCGCTCCTAAACTGCGTGACGGCAAGCTGGCTTCGCGACGGGACGGCGCTTCATTGGACCGTGCTCTACGTGCTGTTCTTGGGAACAGCGATCGGCGCGCTCCTGGGGGCGACGGTGACGTACACGCGGATGCAGGCGTTCGTCGTGACGCTCGGCGCGATGGTCTCGCTTCGGGGGATCGCGTACGTTTACAGCGACGGCAGCTTCATTTCAGGGCTGGGCCAGTCGATGGCGCCGCTGCAGGCGAAGTGGGGCGAGGTTCCCCTTTCGGCGGTCGTCATCGTGGCGGCGACCCTCCTGGCGGCGTTGCTGCTCGCCAAGACGAGGTTCGGGAGGGAGGTTTACGCGATTGGAGGCAACGAGGAGGCCGCGCGCCTTTCGGGGATCGGGGTCGCCAAGACAAGAATCGCCGCCTATGCGATCAACGGGCTTTGTGTGGCGTTGGCGGCTCTGATGTTCACGGCGAAAACGAACAACGGTCAGCACAGCGCGGGCATCGGCTATGAACTCGACGCGATCGCGGGCGCGGTGGTCGGGGGCACCTCGCTGCTCGGAGGCTACGGACAGGCGACGGGCACGTTCGTGGGGTCTCTTTTCATAGTTTCCATCGGCGTATTGATGCAACTCAAGGGGATCAACACGCAAGTTGGCATGGGTTTCAAGGGAATAATCATTCTCATAGCGGTCTATTTGCAGAATCTTGGTAGGAGGTAG
- a CDS encoding riboflavin synthase, whose product MFTGIVQAIGAVERAEVQKLWLRVDPRSWPDPIQLGESIAVQGCCLTVTGLDEALSFDLSEETLHRSTLGALSKDMTVNLERSVRAQDRLGGHFVLGHVDGVGRLLARQSRNEGEVFRFRGPIEGAKYLVSKGCVAIDGVSLTVVEPDGPDFDVWLVPHTLAHTTLGGLRVGDRVNVEFDVLAKYVENLGKGRF is encoded by the coding sequence ATGTTTACCGGGATCGTTCAGGCAATTGGGGCCGTCGAAAGGGCCGAAGTTCAGAAGCTCTGGCTTCGGGTGGATCCCAGGTCATGGCCCGATCCGATCCAACTCGGCGAGAGCATCGCGGTGCAGGGGTGCTGCCTGACGGTGACGGGGCTCGACGAGGCGCTTTCTTTCGATTTGAGCGAAGAGACGTTGCATCGATCGACGCTCGGTGCATTGAGTAAGGATATGACCGTCAACTTGGAGAGATCGGTTCGAGCGCAGGACCGACTCGGAGGTCACTTCGTGTTGGGACACGTCGACGGGGTGGGGCGATTGCTGGCCCGCCAGAGTCGAAACGAAGGCGAGGTGTTTCGTTTCCGCGGGCCGATCGAAGGCGCGAAGTACCTTGTTTCCAAGGGGTGCGTTGCGATCGACGGCGTATCGCTAACCGTCGTCGAACCTGACGGACCCGATTTCGACGTGTGGCTCGTGCCGCATACCCTCGCTCACACGACCCTTGGCGGCCTCCGCGTGGGCGACCGCGTCAACGTCGAATTCGACGTGCTGGCCAAATACGTCGAGAACTTGGGGAAGGGCCGATTTTGA
- a CDS encoding preprotein translocase subunit SecE: MPLPRSRRGFRSYWTELGRELKKVTWPPHKETTRLTGVVIAISSLMVLMLTVFALVSAEVIRVITRGF, translated from the coding sequence GTGCCCCTTCCCCGGAGTCGGCGCGGGTTTCGCTCCTATTGGACCGAGCTTGGAAGAGAGCTCAAGAAAGTGACGTGGCCTCCCCACAAAGAGACCACGCGGCTGACCGGCGTCGTCATCGCCATCTCGAGCCTGATGGTTCTGATGTTGACCGTGTTCGCGCTCGTCAGCGCCGAGGTCATCCGAGTGATCACGAGGGGATTTTAG
- a CDS encoding LacI family transcriptional regulator → MMKIRWMGWVLVAGAALAGCSGGQSEVSGDGGSAAGSGAELPLVAFAQANSQDPWRQVFDAEMKATAATHDKEFRFELQDAQDDANKQIGLIETYLVKSPKVLLVSPCEVAVTMAVETAYDRGIPVILLDRAIESEKYTCWIGGDNEQIGRAAGKFMGEKLGGKGTVLMVQGLAGATPTEQRRNGFLEAIKEFPGVTVIEGDFCDYQRQKARSYMETFLQSGKAFDAVYAHNDEMAIGAYLALEASGVKGKAIVGIDACQQEIVDYIKAGKVTATFKYPTPGAKGIEVAAALLKGETPKEKKIVLETEIVTAENADEFLAKNTNLAK, encoded by the coding sequence ATGATGAAGATTCGATGGATGGGATGGGTTCTCGTCGCGGGTGCGGCGCTCGCGGGATGTTCGGGCGGGCAGTCTGAGGTTTCGGGAGACGGCGGTTCTGCGGCAGGATCGGGCGCCGAGCTTCCGCTGGTCGCCTTTGCGCAGGCCAACAGTCAGGACCCCTGGCGGCAGGTCTTTGACGCTGAAATGAAGGCGACGGCTGCGACTCACGACAAGGAGTTTCGCTTTGAATTGCAGGACGCCCAGGACGACGCCAACAAGCAGATCGGCTTGATTGAGACGTATCTGGTGAAATCGCCCAAGGTGCTTCTGGTGAGCCCCTGCGAGGTCGCAGTGACGATGGCGGTGGAGACCGCCTATGACCGAGGGATTCCGGTGATCCTGCTCGACCGGGCGATCGAGAGCGAGAAGTACACGTGCTGGATCGGGGGCGACAACGAGCAGATCGGGCGCGCGGCAGGCAAGTTCATGGGCGAAAAGCTCGGAGGCAAGGGGACCGTCCTGATGGTTCAAGGGCTTGCGGGGGCGACTCCCACCGAACAGCGCCGCAACGGCTTCTTGGAGGCGATCAAGGAGTTTCCGGGCGTCACCGTAATCGAAGGCGACTTTTGCGACTATCAGCGGCAGAAGGCGCGAAGTTACATGGAGACGTTCTTGCAGTCGGGTAAGGCATTTGACGCGGTTTATGCCCACAACGACGAGATGGCGATCGGCGCTTACCTTGCGCTGGAGGCTTCTGGAGTCAAGGGAAAAGCGATCGTCGGCATTGACGCCTGCCAACAGGAGATCGTCGATTACATCAAGGCCGGCAAGGTAACTGCGACCTTCAAGTACCCGACGCCCGGAGCGAAGGGGATCGAGGTTGCAGCCGCCCTCTTGAAAGGCGAAACGCCCAAAGAAAAGAAGATCGTTCTCGAAACCGAGATCGTGACGGCCGAGAACGCGGACGAGTTCTTGGCGAAGAACACGAACCTGGCCAAGTAG
- a CDS encoding transcription termination/antitermination protein NusG: MPKTWYAVHTIAGHENRVRDVLTRRAQVEGLWGYDIFQILIPTEREFTTRAGKRVEVDRKVFPGYILIEMNMTDDAYKLVKSTSGVTGFVQSGNKPVPLEDYEVTRIMKNLEKSKEAPKIAWQKGDAIRVVDGPFADFSGRIEEVNSDRERLKVLINIFGRDTPVELEFTQVEKL; the protein is encoded by the coding sequence ATGCCCAAGACTTGGTATGCCGTCCATACGATCGCGGGGCATGAGAACCGGGTGCGAGACGTTCTGACCCGTCGCGCCCAGGTTGAAGGGCTCTGGGGCTACGACATTTTTCAGATTCTGATTCCTACCGAACGAGAGTTCACGACTCGGGCGGGCAAAAGGGTCGAAGTCGATCGGAAGGTGTTTCCTGGATACATTCTGATCGAGATGAACATGACCGACGACGCTTACAAGCTGGTGAAGTCGACAAGTGGGGTGACGGGATTCGTGCAGAGCGGCAACAAGCCGGTTCCCCTCGAAGACTATGAAGTCACGAGGATCATGAAGAACCTCGAAAAGAGCAAGGAAGCGCCGAAGATCGCCTGGCAGAAGGGGGACGCGATTCGAGTGGTCGACGGACCGTTCGCCGACTTCTCGGGCAGGATCGAAGAAGTCAACTCCGACCGCGAACGGCTCAAGGTACTGATCAACATCTTTGGGCGCGACACTCCGGTCGAATTGGAATTTACGCAAGTCGAGAAACTGTAA
- a CDS encoding aldolase, with protein MQPPVDLIRLARTLGDPNLGCCVLAEGNVSARIEEATLWVKASGHEMAEIGASGFVALNLAGVLSLLEGGPESPAEVRRMLDNCRANPRARERPSTESFMHAYLLQLPGVRFVAHTHPESLLSLACLPSAEEFAKRRLYPDEIVFCGRESVFVPYADPGIALAREIRPRVEEYRNARGAAPKTIWLQNHGLITLGATAKEALAATLMSEKAARVRLGALQTGEPVRWLTESEVDAIATWPDEHYRLARIRGSES; from the coding sequence ATGCAGCCCCCGGTCGATCTCATCCGACTGGCGCGGACTCTGGGTGACCCGAATCTGGGTTGCTGCGTTCTCGCCGAAGGCAACGTGTCGGCGCGGATCGAGGAAGCCACCCTGTGGGTCAAGGCGAGCGGCCACGAGATGGCGGAGATCGGCGCATCTGGGTTCGTCGCGCTGAACCTAGCGGGTGTCCTTTCGCTGCTCGAAGGCGGCCCCGAATCGCCAGCCGAAGTGCGACGCATGCTCGACAACTGCCGTGCGAATCCGCGCGCGAGGGAGCGTCCATCGACCGAATCGTTCATGCATGCCTACCTTCTGCAACTCCCAGGAGTGAGGTTTGTGGCTCACACGCACCCTGAGAGCCTCTTGAGCTTGGCGTGCCTGCCCAGCGCCGAGGAGTTCGCCAAGCGCAGGCTGTATCCTGACGAGATCGTCTTTTGCGGGCGGGAATCCGTTTTCGTCCCCTACGCCGACCCCGGGATCGCGCTCGCGCGGGAGATCAGGCCGCGCGTGGAGGAATACCGCAATGCGCGCGGGGCTGCTCCGAAAACGATCTGGCTTCAGAATCACGGGCTGATTACGCTCGGAGCCACAGCCAAAGAAGCCCTAGCGGCAACCTTGATGTCGGAAAAAGCGGCCCGAGTCCGTTTGGGCGCGCTCCAAACCGGCGAGCCCGTGCGCTGGCTCACCGAATCGGAGGTCGACGCGATCGCGACCTGGCCGGATGAGCATTACAGGCTCGCCCGAATCCGCGGGTCGGAATCGTAG
- a CDS encoding transaldolase, with protein MKLFVDTGDTDEVRKAAEWGVLDGVTTNPTLIAKSGKGFRETVLEICGLLPGGAISAEVVATDYDTMLKEALEIASWHPQIVVKVPLIEDGVRLVSTLSERGVRTNVTLVFTVTQALLAAKAGATFISNFVGRVDDISGEGMDAVAETVEMVRTYGFASEVLVASVRHPQHVVQALRVGAHISTCPFKVLEQLFRHPLTDSGLKRFLDDWNKAGLSIFQPTPSR; from the coding sequence ATGAAGCTGTTTGTCGACACCGGCGACACCGACGAGGTCCGTAAGGCGGCCGAATGGGGAGTCCTGGACGGCGTCACCACGAACCCGACCCTGATCGCCAAGTCGGGCAAAGGATTCCGCGAAACCGTCCTTGAAATCTGCGGGCTTCTGCCGGGAGGCGCGATCAGCGCGGAAGTGGTCGCGACCGACTACGACACGATGCTCAAAGAAGCCCTGGAGATCGCGAGTTGGCATCCCCAAATCGTCGTCAAGGTCCCTTTGATCGAAGACGGAGTGCGACTGGTTTCGACCCTCAGCGAAAGGGGAGTCCGAACCAACGTCACGCTGGTGTTTACCGTGACCCAAGCCCTCCTCGCGGCTAAGGCCGGGGCGACGTTCATCTCCAACTTCGTGGGCCGGGTCGACGATATCAGCGGCGAAGGAATGGATGCGGTCGCCGAGACGGTTGAGATGGTCCGAACCTATGGGTTTGCGAGCGAAGTGCTTGTGGCCTCCGTACGACACCCTCAGCATGTCGTTCAGGCGCTCCGAGTGGGCGCGCACATCAGCACGTGCCCGTTCAAAGTCCTGGAGCAACTCTTCCGGCACCCGCTCACCGACTCGGGCCTCAAGAGGTTTCTCGACGACTGGAACAAAGCGGGACTCTCGATCTTTCAGCCCACCCCATCGAGGTAA
- a CDS encoding single-stranded-DNA-specific exonuclease RecJ has translation MNRTVDPIWSVQERDTAAEEALASELGAPMLLAMALVQRSITDAESADHFLNPKIDDFHDPALLPDYELAAKEILGARERGERIFVHGDYDVDGVTAAALLGRFLEKIGCKVDVHVPHRMKEGYGIHHRAIDDAKQRGAKLFLTCDCGISAFDQIDAAREAGMRVVVTDHHAVGPKLPQAHAVVNPHRSDSKYPFPALSGAGVVLKLCAGLARDVGLNLDSFYGAFLDLAVLGTVADVMPLVGENRVIASLGLKRLADSKKPGIRALLRQSGIQEKAATGFKAHHISFGLGPRLNAAGRLDDAALSLDLLLERDETKAATLAGQIESLNSQRRSEQDQIAEEAVTLIENEELYRNPAIVVAREGWHHGLIGIVASRIVDQYHRPAFVITLDRESNEARGSARSIPGFHIADALRELSDLASGGGHEMAGGFSLEAKSVEAFAESLVELARRRIPAEAFAKRIPVDAEVAPSEAGFEAALQLRRLEPFGEGNPEPLLLVRNVEFTQIVPTRNPDHPQVMLRAEGVAPLRCPAFSLGARLSQESSGMRADVLVRVVVDEWRGTTQHKWHIRDYRPAETP, from the coding sequence ATGAACCGAACCGTCGACCCCATCTGGAGCGTTCAAGAACGGGACACCGCCGCTGAGGAAGCGCTTGCTTCCGAGTTGGGCGCGCCCATGCTCCTTGCGATGGCGCTGGTTCAAAGGAGCATCACCGACGCCGAGTCTGCGGATCACTTCCTCAATCCGAAGATCGACGACTTCCATGACCCCGCTTTGCTGCCCGATTACGAGTTGGCCGCCAAGGAGATTCTGGGGGCCCGGGAGCGCGGCGAGCGGATCTTCGTCCATGGCGATTACGACGTGGACGGCGTCACGGCCGCGGCGCTCTTGGGGCGGTTTCTCGAAAAGATCGGATGCAAAGTGGACGTCCACGTACCCCACCGGATGAAGGAGGGATATGGGATTCATCATCGCGCCATCGACGACGCCAAGCAACGAGGGGCAAAGCTGTTTCTAACCTGCGACTGCGGCATTTCGGCGTTCGACCAAATTGACGCCGCGCGCGAGGCCGGGATGAGGGTGGTCGTGACCGACCACCACGCGGTGGGCCCCAAACTCCCTCAGGCTCACGCCGTCGTCAACCCTCATCGATCGGACTCGAAGTATCCGTTTCCTGCGCTCAGCGGGGCGGGCGTCGTTCTCAAGCTCTGCGCTGGCCTAGCCCGAGATGTGGGGCTGAACCTCGACTCGTTCTACGGCGCGTTTCTCGACCTCGCGGTGTTGGGAACGGTCGCCGACGTGATGCCGCTTGTCGGGGAAAACCGGGTGATCGCTTCGTTGGGGCTGAAGCGGCTCGCAGACTCCAAGAAGCCCGGCATTCGCGCGCTCTTGCGACAGTCGGGAATCCAAGAGAAGGCCGCCACGGGGTTCAAGGCGCATCACATCTCCTTTGGGCTCGGCCCTCGGCTGAACGCCGCCGGAAGGCTCGACGACGCTGCCCTATCGCTCGACCTGTTGCTCGAACGCGACGAAACGAAAGCCGCCACTCTCGCCGGCCAAATCGAAAGCCTCAATTCGCAGCGGAGGTCGGAGCAAGACCAGATTGCAGAAGAGGCCGTCACCCTCATCGAGAACGAGGAGCTCTATCGGAATCCGGCCATCGTCGTCGCCCGCGAGGGCTGGCACCACGGCCTCATCGGGATCGTCGCCAGCAGAATCGTCGATCAGTACCACCGCCCGGCGTTCGTGATCACCTTGGATCGCGAGTCGAACGAGGCCCGGGGATCCGCGAGGTCGATCCCAGGGTTCCACATCGCCGACGCTCTGCGGGAGCTGTCGGACCTTGCGAGCGGCGGAGGTCACGAGATGGCTGGGGGTTTTTCGCTCGAAGCTAAGAGCGTCGAGGCCTTCGCGGAGTCGCTGGTCGAGTTGGCTCGCCGACGAATTCCTGCCGAGGCATTTGCCAAGAGAATCCCCGTGGATGCGGAAGTTGCGCCTTCAGAGGCCGGGTTCGAGGCGGCCCTACAGCTCAGGCGATTGGAGCCCTTTGGAGAAGGCAACCCTGAGCCGCTCCTGCTCGTGCGCAACGTAGAGTTCACTCAGATTGTCCCGACTCGAAATCCGGACCATCCGCAAGTCATGCTCCGCGCGGAAGGGGTCGCGCCGTTGCGGTGCCCCGCGTTCTCCCTGGGAGCCCGGCTGAGCCAGGAGAGCTCGGGCATGCGCGCTGATGTGCTGGTGAGGGTCGTCGTCGACGAATGGCGGGGCACGACCCAGCACAAGTGGCACATCCGGGACTACCGCCCGGCTGAGACCCCGTAA
- a CDS encoding protease S1 periplasmic serine protease codes for MWSLAVNWGIAAAVLVSGQGVTEREQSLFDQLRPSVILLSSGVKVTGTAACIDPRGYFVTHRSALEGLMPTARTFDGAIVPIRIQASDELTELVLLTATMPIGRIARAVPVLDDTPDEGTKLLAIFAGGPGRAEVSSDNKTGILSRQRRVVTLTELRFELPQQAVGGGLVFTLQGQLAGIIGATLQAQVQDAAKSLGATGAFRGSSSPPTVISQYGPSALAVGYSVSSRTLARVIEGFLSPDHIVRHPGIGVFCRDAEEPGALVQSVVKGSPAEKAGLQANDLIVEFAGKPILNQIEFFKALSERKVGETVRLTVKREEQPVTLSLTIGELTD; via the coding sequence ATGTGGTCGTTGGCGGTTAACTGGGGGATCGCGGCCGCGGTCCTTGTGTCGGGTCAGGGCGTCACCGAACGCGAGCAGTCGCTGTTTGACCAGTTGCGGCCCTCCGTTATCCTCCTTTCGTCCGGCGTAAAGGTAACCGGGACCGCCGCTTGCATCGACCCGCGAGGGTACTTCGTAACCCACCGCTCCGCGCTCGAAGGGCTGATGCCGACCGCCCGAACGTTCGACGGCGCAATCGTCCCGATCCGCATTCAGGCGAGCGACGAATTGACCGAACTCGTCCTCCTCACCGCGACCATGCCCATCGGCAGGATCGCAAGGGCCGTTCCCGTCCTTGACGATACGCCGGACGAAGGGACCAAGCTGCTCGCCATCTTTGCAGGCGGCCCGGGCCGTGCCGAAGTCTCGAGCGACAACAAGACCGGCATTCTCTCGCGGCAGAGGCGGGTCGTGACGCTCACCGAACTCCGATTCGAACTCCCGCAACAGGCGGTCGGGGGAGGCTTGGTGTTTACGCTCCAAGGTCAACTTGCTGGGATCATAGGCGCGACGCTTCAGGCTCAGGTCCAGGACGCCGCCAAGTCGCTCGGCGCGACGGGCGCCTTTCGGGGGTCGAGTTCGCCACCCACAGTGATCTCCCAATACGGCCCTTCGGCGTTGGCAGTCGGCTACTCCGTTTCAAGCCGGACGCTGGCACGAGTCATCGAGGGCTTTCTCTCCCCCGACCACATTGTCCGACACCCCGGAATTGGAGTGTTCTGCCGCGACGCAGAGGAACCCGGAGCCCTAGTGCAATCGGTGGTCAAGGGCTCACCCGCCGAAAAGGCTGGGCTTCAAGCCAACGACCTGATCGTCGAATTCGCCGGAAAACCCATCCTCAATCAGATCGAGTTCTTCAAGGCGCTTTCAGAGAGAAAGGTTGGGGAGACGGTTCGCCTTACCGTCAAGCGGGAGGAGCAGCCCGTGACCCTATCCCTCACGATCGGCGAACTCACCGACTGA
- a CDS encoding isochorismate hydrolase — MLVMNASVLDLNKSVVLAVDLQPRFLSAIHQAERVVRRSGALLGIARILGAPVIATVQYSEKMGGFAPELADLLETEPIDKLRFSCSGCAQVDAGLAHIGRRQVVLVGIETHICVTQTALDLLGKGFEVFVCADAVGARTEDRHQIGIGRLRDAGVAILHSESAAYEWMRSADHPEFRNVLPLIKSSA; from the coding sequence ATGCTTGTCATGAACGCATCGGTCTTGGACCTCAACAAGAGCGTCGTGCTCGCCGTCGATCTCCAGCCGAGGTTTCTATCCGCGATTCATCAGGCCGAGCGGGTGGTCCGCCGAAGCGGCGCGCTGCTGGGCATCGCCCGGATTCTGGGGGCGCCCGTGATCGCCACGGTTCAATACTCCGAGAAGATGGGCGGATTTGCGCCCGAACTCGCCGATCTGCTCGAAACGGAGCCCATCGACAAGCTCCGATTCTCTTGTTCGGGATGCGCGCAAGTGGATGCGGGCCTCGCCCATATCGGTCGCCGGCAGGTAGTTCTGGTCGGCATCGAGACGCACATTTGCGTGACTCAAACCGCCCTCGATCTTCTGGGGAAGGGATTTGAGGTGTTCGTGTGCGCTGATGCAGTTGGGGCAAGAACCGAAGACAGGCACCAAATCGGCATCGGCCGCTTGAGGGATGCCGGAGTTGCGATCCTTCATAGCGAATCAGCGGCCTACGAGTGGATGCGATCGGCCGATCATCCCGAGTTTCGAAATGTGCTGCCGCTCATCAAGAGCAGTGCGTAG